The following coding sequences lie in one Porphyromonas asaccharolytica DSM 20707 genomic window:
- the dxs gene encoding 1-deoxy-D-xylulose-5-phosphate synthase, whose product MNASEYPILSQIDTPHQLRQLPLSQLSELCRELRRYELEVLSHVPGHLGSSLGAVELTVALHYVCRTPYDRIVWDVGHQAYGHKILTGRRDRFEMLRQWGGLSGFPLPSESEYDTFPAGHASNSISAALGMAIAAKLKQEERHVVAVIGDGSMTGGLAFEGLNNASSYPNDLLVVVNDNNMSIDANVGGLNKYLVDLNTSHAYNTIRYDLYRGLRQMNLMSDRRKKNIQRINNSVKSLLTQNHSSFFDGLGIRYFGPVDGHDVEHLVETLRRILPMRGPKILHLRTIKGKGYKPAEENATVWHAPGCFDVKTGERIKSERGAHPPKFQDVFGKTLTELAAEDKRIVGITPAMPSGSSLSVMMQAFPERSYDVGIAEAHAVTFSAGMAREGMIPFCVIYSSFLQRAYDQLIHDVALPGYHVVLCIDRAGLVGQDGATHQGAFDLAYLCTIPNMTVAAPMNEHYLRHLMRTAYEGQEGPMAIRYPRGEGSLVDWHCPAELLPIGKGRVLHEGGRIALLSIGTIGVTAEEVRERLLAEGIEVAHYDLIFAKPLDEELITTALERYDRIATLEEGTLIGGVGERIAALAQRQGFRGRMIHFGLPDTFIEQGTVAEQRRYCGIDVDTIYNRIKAELCE is encoded by the coding sequence ATGAACGCTAGCGAATACCCTATACTCTCGCAGATTGATACACCTCATCAGTTACGTCAACTCCCTCTCTCTCAGCTCTCAGAGCTGTGCCGTGAGTTGCGCCGCTATGAGCTGGAGGTGCTCTCACACGTGCCGGGCCACCTGGGCTCTAGCCTAGGTGCGGTAGAGCTCACGGTGGCTCTACACTACGTCTGCCGTACTCCTTACGATCGCATCGTCTGGGATGTGGGGCATCAGGCTTATGGGCATAAGATCTTGACCGGGCGTCGAGATCGCTTTGAGATGCTACGACAGTGGGGCGGGCTCTCGGGCTTTCCGCTACCGAGCGAGAGTGAGTACGACACCTTCCCCGCGGGGCACGCCTCGAACTCTATCTCCGCAGCTCTTGGTATGGCGATCGCTGCTAAGCTCAAGCAGGAGGAGCGTCACGTTGTGGCTGTCATTGGTGATGGCTCGATGACGGGTGGACTAGCTTTCGAGGGGCTCAACAATGCCAGCTCTTATCCCAATGATCTGCTTGTGGTGGTCAATGACAATAACATGTCGATCGATGCCAATGTGGGCGGGCTCAACAAGTATCTCGTCGACCTTAACACCAGCCACGCCTATAACACGATCCGCTACGACCTCTACCGAGGCTTGCGACAGATGAACCTGATGAGTGATCGTCGCAAGAAAAACATCCAGCGGATCAACAACAGTGTCAAGTCGCTCTTGACACAAAACCACTCCTCCTTCTTTGACGGCCTAGGGATCCGCTACTTCGGGCCCGTCGATGGCCATGACGTAGAGCATCTCGTGGAGACGCTCCGACGTATCCTCCCGATGCGGGGACCGAAGATCCTACACCTCAGGACAATCAAGGGTAAAGGGTACAAACCGGCTGAGGAGAATGCGACCGTATGGCACGCTCCTGGATGCTTTGACGTGAAGACGGGGGAGCGCATCAAGAGCGAGCGAGGCGCCCACCCACCGAAGTTTCAAGATGTCTTTGGGAAGACGCTCACCGAGCTCGCAGCCGAGGACAAGCGGATTGTGGGGATCACGCCAGCCATGCCTTCGGGCAGTTCGCTGAGTGTGATGATGCAAGCTTTTCCTGAGCGCAGCTACGATGTGGGTATTGCAGAGGCGCATGCGGTGACCTTTAGCGCAGGAATGGCGCGTGAGGGGATGATCCCGTTTTGTGTCATCTACTCCTCATTCTTGCAGCGTGCTTACGATCAGCTTATTCACGATGTAGCTCTGCCGGGCTACCACGTAGTCCTCTGCATCGATCGTGCCGGCTTGGTCGGGCAGGATGGAGCGACCCATCAGGGAGCCTTTGACCTGGCGTATCTCTGTACTATCCCGAATATGACAGTGGCAGCTCCGATGAATGAGCACTACCTGCGTCATCTGATGCGCACCGCTTACGAAGGGCAGGAGGGGCCAATGGCGATCCGCTACCCGCGTGGCGAGGGATCGCTAGTCGACTGGCACTGTCCGGCTGAGCTCCTCCCGATAGGCAAGGGGCGTGTACTGCACGAGGGTGGACGTATCGCTCTGCTCTCTATCGGCACCATCGGCGTGACCGCAGAGGAGGTGCGTGAGCGTCTGCTCGCTGAGGGTATTGAAGTAGCGCACTATGACTTGATTTTTGCGAAGCCTCTAGACGAAGAGCTAATCACAACGGCACTAGAGAGGTACGACCGCATTGCCACGCTTGAGGAGGGTACGCTCATCGGGGGCGTAGGTGAGCGGATCGCTGCCTTAGCTCAGCGTCAGGGCTTCCGAGGGCGGATGATCCATTTCGGTTTGCCCGACACGTTTATCGAGCAAGGCACTGTTGCCGAGCAGCGCCGCTACTGTGGCATTGATGTCGACACTATATATAATAGAATCAAAGCTGAGCTATGCGAATAG
- a CDS encoding DUF362 domain-containing protein, translated as MAHVITDSCVACGTCIDECPVGAISEGDIYSIDADTCIDCGACAAACPAGAIEG; from the coding sequence ATGGCACACGTAATCACTGACAGCTGTGTAGCTTGTGGCACTTGCATCGATGAGTGCCCCGTAGGCGCAATCTCTGAGGGCGATATCTACTCTATCGATGCTGATACTTGCATCGATTGCGGCGCATGCGCTGCTGCTTGCCCTGCAGGCGCTATCGAGGGTTAA
- the trkA gene encoding Trk system potassium transporter TrkA, whose protein sequence is MRIVIAGAGEVGTHLAYRLSGEEQQSTTLIDSDKELLRRVQRKFDAYTIVGDPTKLEDLQLTEVHDCDLFVSVMPGEAENLLACMLAAQLGAKRTIARINNHRYLAEHYRRFFGSLGVDQLIYPEELAAEEIANSFKHPWARVYVELLNGAFVLVGVKVRKGSILVGRPLSWTKGLDDKAFHVVSIKRGEETLIPDGQTVIEHGDVVFFTCLNKDIDLVRQYCDKDLRPIKRVVILGGSLIALRTVSKAPSNIDFHLIERDLERIKEIEDEIPSNVKLYDGDGRDLNLISEIGLDEESIFVALTENSETNILACLAAKRFQVAKTIAKEENIDYIPLAEKLDIGTIINKKVIAAGNIFHALLGSDTKSIKSLTIAHTDVAELQAKSGSAITERPVKELDLPKGITLGGLVRNGVPMLIDGNMEIQPYDSVVVFCTNTPMEQLSKLFD, encoded by the coding sequence ATGCGAATAGTTATTGCTGGAGCTGGCGAGGTGGGAACCCATCTTGCCTACAGGCTATCGGGCGAAGAGCAGCAGTCCACGACACTCATTGACTCTGACAAGGAGCTACTGCGTCGTGTACAGCGCAAGTTCGATGCTTATACGATCGTGGGTGACCCGACGAAGCTGGAGGATCTGCAGCTGACGGAGGTGCATGACTGCGATCTCTTTGTCAGCGTGATGCCTGGCGAGGCGGAGAATCTACTCGCCTGTATGCTTGCTGCACAGCTTGGTGCCAAGCGCACTATCGCCCGTATTAATAACCACCGCTATCTGGCGGAGCACTATCGTCGCTTCTTCGGGAGTCTCGGTGTGGATCAGCTAATTTATCCAGAGGAGCTAGCCGCTGAGGAGATAGCCAACAGTTTCAAGCACCCCTGGGCGAGAGTCTACGTGGAGCTGCTCAATGGGGCTTTCGTCCTTGTGGGCGTCAAGGTACGCAAGGGTAGTATCCTTGTGGGGCGTCCGCTGAGCTGGACGAAGGGTTTAGACGACAAAGCCTTTCACGTGGTCTCTATCAAGCGCGGAGAGGAGACGCTCATACCTGATGGTCAGACAGTCATAGAGCATGGTGATGTGGTCTTCTTCACCTGTCTCAATAAAGATATAGATCTCGTCCGCCAGTACTGCGACAAGGATCTACGTCCTATCAAGAGGGTGGTCATCCTCGGGGGGAGCCTCATAGCGCTTCGCACCGTCTCCAAGGCACCGAGTAATATCGACTTCCACCTTATCGAGCGTGATCTAGAGCGCATCAAGGAGATCGAAGATGAGATCCCCTCCAATGTCAAGCTTTACGATGGCGATGGGCGTGACCTCAACCTTATCTCCGAGATAGGACTAGACGAGGAGAGTATCTTTGTGGCGCTAACGGAGAACTCGGAGACGAACATCCTTGCTTGTCTCGCTGCTAAGCGCTTTCAAGTGGCTAAGACGATTGCTAAAGAGGAGAACATTGACTACATACCCCTTGCCGAGAAGCTCGACATCGGTACGATCATCAATAAGAAGGTGATCGCTGCGGGCAACATCTTTCACGCGCTCCTCGGCTCTGACACGAAGTCTATCAAGTCGCTCACCATCGCTCACACCGATGTGGCGGAGCTGCAAGCTAAGAGCGGATCTGCCATCACGGAGCGTCCGGTCAAAGAGCTGGATCTACCGAAGGGTATCACCCTCGGAGGTCTGGTGCGTAACGGCGTGCCGATGCTGATTGACGGTAATATGGAGATACAGCCCTACGACAGTGTCGTGGTCTTCTGTACCAATACGCCTATGGAGCAACTCTCTAAGCTCTTTGACTAA
- a CDS encoding MFS transporter, with product MRSSSPALTIVLLFGVISMLGDLVHESARSVNGQYLSLVGLSATQVGLVFGLGEFLGYALRLLSGAWLDKSKRYWLFLFVGYGVHLVIPLMGLTTSWGWLYTFILLERIGKALRSPAKDTILSAVAENQIGLGYAFGIQEALDQLGAFLGPLIFTALFYFVGSSGLEVFQLGYQLLVIPFIILMVVLALVHRKFVREELTPRVDTSQKPPRLQPIFWIYSAFTFFVAFGLINFSLIGYHLKTQEIVSDEMVPILYAVAMAVDALVAIFIGKGYDRLKRKLGHKTGGVLILLIVPILTAFVPLLTLSHSMGMLWVGMILMGVVLGAHETVMRSAIADITPFSKRGIGFGIFNTIYGLSLLFGSFLMGWLYDLEQQPIIVAMTILSEGAAVALYVVLYKRIQRERLSN from the coding sequence TTGCGCAGTAGCTCTCCTGCGCTCACGATCGTGCTCCTCTTTGGCGTGATCAGCATGCTGGGAGATCTCGTGCATGAGTCTGCTCGCAGTGTCAATGGGCAGTACCTCAGCTTGGTGGGACTCTCGGCGACGCAGGTGGGGTTAGTCTTCGGACTAGGCGAATTCCTAGGCTATGCGTTGCGCCTGCTCTCAGGTGCTTGGCTGGACAAGAGCAAGCGCTACTGGCTATTCCTCTTTGTGGGCTATGGCGTGCATCTGGTGATCCCATTGATGGGCTTAACCACCTCGTGGGGGTGGCTCTACACCTTTATCCTCCTCGAGCGAATAGGCAAAGCTTTGCGCAGCCCAGCTAAAGACACGATCCTCTCAGCCGTCGCAGAGAATCAGATCGGTCTGGGGTACGCTTTCGGCATTCAGGAGGCGCTGGATCAGCTGGGCGCATTCCTGGGACCTTTGATCTTTACGGCACTCTTCTACTTCGTGGGGAGTAGTGGACTAGAGGTTTTTCAGCTAGGCTACCAGCTATTGGTCATCCCCTTTATCATCTTGATGGTGGTCCTAGCCTTAGTGCATCGCAAGTTCGTACGAGAGGAGCTCACCCCACGGGTGGATACCTCCCAAAAGCCACCTCGCTTACAACCGATCTTCTGGATTTACTCGGCATTTACTTTTTTCGTTGCCTTCGGACTGATCAACTTCAGCCTGATAGGCTATCATCTTAAGACGCAGGAGATAGTCTCTGATGAGATGGTGCCGATCCTGTATGCTGTCGCCATGGCGGTGGACGCCCTCGTCGCGATCTTCATCGGGAAGGGTTACGATCGTCTGAAGCGCAAGCTGGGGCACAAGACGGGAGGCGTGCTGATCCTGCTCATCGTCCCTATCTTGACAGCCTTTGTGCCACTGCTGACCCTGTCTCACTCTATGGGGATGCTCTGGGTCGGAATGATTCTGATGGGTGTCGTGCTGGGAGCGCACGAGACGGTCATGAGATCGGCTATTGCCGACATCACGCCATTCAGTAAGCGTGGCATAGGGTTCGGCATCTTTAATACGATCTACGGTCTGTCGCTGCTCTTCGGTTCCTTTCTCATGGGGTGGCTCTACGACTTGGAGCAGCAGCCGATCATCGTCGCTATGACGATCCTCTCTGAGGGCGCAGCGGTCGCTCTATACGTAGTCCTCTACAAGCGGATCCAGAGGGAGCGGCTCAGCAACTAG
- a CDS encoding FeoB-associated Cys-rich membrane protein translates to MNLQTIAVLLILLVALLYIIRSVWRLIRRPRGAAGCAGCSACDHKPRAKSRD, encoded by the coding sequence ATGAATCTACAGACAATCGCTGTACTACTCATACTGCTTGTTGCACTGCTCTACATAATCCGTAGCGTGTGGCGACTGATCCGTCGCCCTCGAGGAGCAGCAGGCTGTGCCGGTTGCTCCGCCTGCGACCACAAGCCGAGAGCGAAGTCGAGAGACTAG
- the feoB gene encoding ferrous iron transport protein B yields the protein MKLSELHNGDRARILSVGGHGAFRKRILEMGFVQGQVVEVIQAAPLKDPVYYRLMDYNVSLRRKEAGLITVELVDPASSSEELPPLEHAFVHGGPGAPLAEPVASERIAISRSLRIALIGNPNSGKTTLFNHASGAHERVGNYSGVTVEAKEAHFDYQGVRYVLIDLPGTYSLSPYSPEELYIRDYLTNEETRPDVVIDVLDATNLERQLYLAVQVREMGIPMVIALNMWDEFEQKKNQLDIQQLSDLLGTPMVPTICRKGVGVFELFDKVRQLVDENLYADRRFLQINYGTDLEQSIATLQKKLIEHATFPDHLSPRYLAVKLLEGDPHTHSFIKQQAKGDFLLTATAYEENRLRKNHSNEEDLENYIINQRYGFIAGALRETYRPNKRRIRSITDRIDNLLIHPIWGYPIFLAFLFIMFEATFALGAFPMDWIEQGVDALGAWIYGMMAPGPLRDLLVTGVIGGVGGVLVFLPNILILYLFISLMEDTGYMARATFLMDKLMHHMGLHGKSFIPLIMGFGCNVPAVMASRTIESRQSRIITVLVTSLMSCSARLPVYILIAGTFFPQHAGLVLFGLYALGVLLAFLMAKLFRRVLFKSEDLPFVMELPPYRIPMARAVGIHMWDKAREYLHKMGSVILVASVIIWALGYYPREEVMSRAEEQIAQVQQSTLSDSERSEQVAEIERQAHMKQQEGSYLGRIGQTVQPVLAPLGFDWKLSVALVAGLPAKEVVVSSLSVIYTGNETVDEENDDFAVGSSALSRQMRQEKDPVTGEPLYTPLIAICFLIFVLIYMPCVATVVAVSKELNSGWWGLFVVVYTCVLAWIVAYLARLIGLLII from the coding sequence ATGAAATTGTCGGAGTTACATAATGGTGACCGAGCTCGTATCCTATCGGTCGGTGGGCATGGAGCCTTTCGCAAGCGTATCCTAGAGATGGGCTTCGTACAGGGGCAGGTGGTGGAGGTAATTCAAGCAGCCCCGCTGAAGGATCCTGTCTACTATCGGCTGATGGACTACAACGTCTCGCTGCGTCGCAAAGAGGCTGGGCTGATCACGGTAGAACTCGTTGATCCAGCCTCCTCTTCGGAGGAGCTGCCTCCATTGGAGCACGCGTTTGTCCATGGAGGACCAGGTGCCCCACTTGCAGAGCCCGTAGCCTCTGAACGCATTGCTATATCTCGCTCGCTACGTATTGCCCTTATCGGTAATCCCAATAGTGGCAAGACGACTCTCTTTAACCATGCTAGTGGAGCGCATGAGCGTGTTGGTAACTATAGCGGGGTGACTGTCGAGGCTAAGGAGGCGCACTTCGACTATCAGGGCGTTCGTTACGTGCTGATTGATCTACCCGGTACATATTCATTATCTCCCTATTCGCCTGAGGAGCTTTACATCCGTGACTATCTGACCAATGAGGAGACACGTCCCGACGTGGTCATCGATGTACTTGATGCGACCAATCTAGAGCGTCAGCTTTACCTCGCTGTGCAGGTTCGTGAGATGGGTATCCCGATGGTTATCGCACTTAACATGTGGGACGAGTTCGAGCAGAAGAAGAATCAGCTCGACATACAGCAGCTCTCAGACCTCCTCGGCACGCCGATGGTTCCGACCATTTGTCGCAAGGGAGTAGGGGTCTTCGAGCTTTTTGACAAGGTGCGTCAGCTCGTTGACGAAAATCTCTATGCGGATCGTCGCTTCCTGCAGATAAACTACGGGACGGACCTAGAGCAGAGCATAGCAACCCTTCAGAAGAAGCTCATCGAGCATGCGACCTTCCCCGACCACCTATCTCCCCGCTACTTGGCGGTCAAGCTCCTCGAGGGAGACCCACACACGCACAGCTTCATCAAGCAACAAGCGAAGGGCGACTTCTTACTCACCGCCACAGCCTACGAGGAGAACAGACTGCGTAAGAACCACTCCAACGAAGAGGATCTAGAGAACTATATCATCAATCAGCGGTACGGTTTCATCGCGGGTGCGCTTAGAGAGACCTACCGCCCGAACAAGCGTCGCATACGCTCCATAACGGATCGTATAGACAACCTCCTCATACACCCTATCTGGGGCTATCCGATCTTCCTCGCCTTCCTATTTATCATGTTTGAGGCGACCTTCGCTCTGGGTGCCTTCCCGATGGATTGGATCGAGCAGGGCGTGGACGCTCTCGGTGCGTGGATCTACGGAATGATGGCTCCAGGACCTCTGCGAGACCTACTGGTGACGGGTGTCATAGGCGGTGTGGGCGGAGTTCTCGTCTTCTTGCCAAACATCCTCATCCTCTATCTCTTCATATCCCTCATGGAGGACACGGGCTATATGGCTCGAGCCACCTTCCTCATGGATAAACTGATGCACCACATGGGTCTGCACGGCAAGTCCTTCATCCCGCTCATCATGGGCTTTGGGTGCAATGTACCTGCCGTGATGGCATCTCGCACGATCGAGAGCCGGCAGAGTCGCATCATCACGGTGCTAGTCACTTCGCTCATGAGCTGTAGTGCTAGACTACCGGTCTACATCCTCATTGCGGGTACCTTCTTCCCCCAGCATGCTGGGCTGGTTCTCTTCGGACTGTACGCCCTTGGGGTGCTGCTGGCTTTCCTTATGGCGAAGCTTTTCCGCCGCGTACTCTTCAAGTCGGAGGATCTCCCCTTCGTCATGGAGCTACCGCCGTACCGTATCCCGATGGCACGCGCCGTGGGCATACACATGTGGGATAAGGCGCGCGAGTACCTCCACAAGATGGGATCGGTCATTCTCGTTGCCTCGGTCATCATATGGGCTCTGGGCTACTATCCACGTGAAGAGGTGATGTCTCGTGCGGAGGAGCAGATAGCTCAGGTGCAGCAGAGCACCCTCTCTGACAGCGAGCGCAGCGAGCAGGTTGCTGAGATAGAGCGCCAAGCGCATATGAAGCAGCAAGAGGGCTCTTACCTAGGACGTATCGGGCAGACAGTACAACCGGTCCTAGCACCCCTCGGATTCGACTGGAAGCTCAGCGTAGCACTTGTGGCTGGTCTACCGGCCAAAGAGGTAGTTGTCAGCTCCCTCAGCGTCATCTATACGGGTAATGAGACGGTGGACGAGGAGAACGACGACTTTGCCGTGGGTAGCTCGGCACTCTCCCGACAGATGCGCCAAGAGAAAGACCCCGTCACTGGGGAGCCTCTATACACGCCACTGATAGCGATCTGCTTCCTCATCTTCGTACTCATCTATATGCCTTGCGTTGCCACCGTGGTGGCCGTTTCTAAGGAGCTCAACAGTGGCTGGTGGGGACTCTTTGTAGTCGTCTACACCTGCGTACTAGCCTGGATTGTGGCTTATCTAGCACGACTGATAGGACTACTCATTATATAA
- a CDS encoding TrkH family potassium uptake protein has product MRRINLPFVGSIVGGICLIECIFLFLSIVVSLIMRDYTVVPLLVTLGIALLVGIVLLLCGRLKHSDKLGRREAMLAVSMTWLVVALIGMIPFLVGGYLPRFSNAFFESVSGFTTTGASTFTSVEHLPKGILFWRSIMQWQGGIGVVVFSLALSPVLGKDIGLLYQAEVTGVDHDRFMPRIKEVAIRLAAVYTLLTIVLILLLRLTPIPLFDATCMALTCLSTGGFSIYDQPFEVINSPYFETILMIFMVIGGLNMTLIFFAFKGQVKQLFKDEQTRWFLGIILVTAMLVTLHLVISQIQPHLGKAIRDAFFQIVSLISTTGYVYADYGSWGPFFMLCGLFVMLICGCAGSTAGGLKVIRFVIMSKTLPKEIAHRVSPNLVAPLRINGKSVPDEAVYKVMGFFFGYIALIFLGTFCLTFTGNDFISAGTASVSAIGNVGPAFGDYVFNFSSASSFDLFVLSFLMLAGRLELFTVLSLFAPAFWRR; this is encoded by the coding sequence ATGAGACGTATCAATCTTCCCTTCGTGGGGAGCATCGTGGGGGGGATCTGTCTGATCGAGTGTATCTTTCTCTTCCTCAGTATCGTCGTATCGCTCATCATGCGGGACTACACCGTAGTACCACTTCTAGTCACGCTAGGCATAGCACTGCTGGTGGGCATAGTGCTACTCCTCTGTGGACGGCTGAAGCATAGTGACAAACTCGGGCGTCGTGAGGCTATGCTCGCCGTATCGATGACGTGGCTGGTGGTGGCACTGATCGGTATGATCCCCTTCCTCGTGGGAGGCTATCTGCCACGCTTTAGTAATGCGTTCTTTGAGTCGGTCTCGGGCTTTACCACTACGGGCGCCTCGACCTTTACCTCTGTGGAGCATCTCCCTAAGGGGATCCTCTTCTGGCGCTCGATCATGCAGTGGCAGGGTGGCATCGGGGTCGTCGTCTTCTCTCTGGCGCTGAGTCCTGTGCTGGGCAAAGACATCGGACTCCTCTATCAAGCCGAGGTGACGGGCGTAGATCATGACCGCTTTATGCCACGCATCAAGGAGGTCGCTATACGACTGGCAGCTGTCTACACGCTCCTGACGATCGTGCTGATCTTGCTGCTACGGCTCACGCCGATACCTTTGTTCGATGCTACTTGCATGGCTTTAACTTGTCTCTCGACAGGTGGATTTTCGATCTATGATCAGCCCTTTGAGGTGATCAATAGTCCGTACTTTGAGACGATACTGATGATCTTTATGGTGATCGGTGGCCTTAACATGACACTGATTTTCTTCGCTTTCAAGGGGCAGGTCAAGCAACTCTTCAAGGACGAGCAGACGCGCTGGTTCCTCGGCATCATCCTTGTCACAGCTATGCTCGTGACCCTACACCTTGTCATCAGCCAGATACAGCCTCATCTAGGGAAAGCTATCCGCGACGCTTTCTTCCAGATTGTCTCGCTCATCTCTACCACGGGTTATGTCTATGCGGACTATGGTAGCTGGGGACCCTTCTTTATGCTGTGCGGACTCTTCGTCATGCTCATCTGTGGCTGTGCGGGGTCCACGGCGGGAGGTCTCAAGGTGATCCGCTTCGTCATCATGTCGAAGACACTCCCCAAGGAAATCGCTCATCGCGTCTCTCCAAATCTTGTGGCTCCACTACGGATCAATGGCAAGAGCGTCCCTGATGAAGCGGTCTACAAGGTGATGGGCTTCTTCTTTGGTTACATCGCGCTCATCTTCCTAGGCACCTTCTGTCTCACCTTCACGGGCAATGACTTCATCTCCGCTGGCACGGCCTCTGTCTCGGCCATCGGCAACGTGGGACCTGCCTTTGGTGACTATGTTTTCAACTTTTCGAGCGCTTCTTCTTTTGACCTGTTTGTGCTGAGCTTCCTCATGTTGGCAGGTCGTCTCGAGCTCTTTACCGTGCTGAGTCTCTTCGCACCAGCATTCTGGCGTCGCTAG
- the miaB gene encoding tRNA (N6-isopentenyl adenosine(37)-C2)-methylthiotransferase MiaB, producing MTERVEQENKRVFIETYGCQMNVADSEIIAAQMQLAGYQLTDQIDEADAVLINTCSVRDNAEQRIIHRLDNLNGQRRRSGHPQIVGVLGCMAERVRETLIQDHGVDLVAGPDAYTDLPHLIAAAEAGEPAISIELSKSETYSDVIPVRLPGLHISGFVSIMRGCDNFCTYCIVPYTRGRERSRDPESIVREVQRMAQEGYREVTLLGQNVNSYCWQSETGVSYTFADLLRKVAEAVPTMRIRFTSPHPKDMKDETLEVMSLYPNICRHIHFPLQSGSNRILERMHRRYTREWYLERVERIRDYMPDCGLSTDVFCGFSGETEEDFQETLEVMRQARLDSAFMFKYSERPGTYASRHLVDDVPEEVKVERLNRMIALQNELSLESNERDVDKSFEVLIEGYSKRSHDDFFGRTQQNKVIVFPKGHNQIGKLVTVRVERVTSATMIGSEVEG from the coding sequence ATGACCGAGAGAGTAGAGCAAGAGAACAAGCGGGTCTTCATCGAGACCTACGGCTGTCAGATGAATGTGGCTGACAGCGAGATCATAGCTGCGCAGATGCAATTGGCGGGCTATCAGCTCACCGACCAGATCGATGAGGCGGATGCCGTACTCATCAATACCTGCTCGGTGCGAGACAATGCAGAGCAGCGTATCATACATCGTCTAGATAATCTCAACGGGCAGCGCAGACGCTCGGGGCATCCGCAGATCGTCGGCGTGCTGGGCTGCATGGCGGAGCGTGTGCGGGAGACGCTCATACAGGATCATGGCGTGGATCTGGTGGCTGGGCCTGACGCTTACACCGATCTGCCGCACTTGATCGCTGCCGCTGAGGCGGGCGAGCCCGCTATTAGCATCGAGCTGTCGAAGAGTGAGACTTACAGCGATGTAATCCCTGTGCGACTCCCCGGCTTACACATCAGTGGCTTTGTCTCGATCATGCGTGGGTGTGACAACTTCTGCACCTACTGCATCGTCCCCTACACGCGAGGTCGTGAGCGTAGCCGTGACCCCGAGAGTATCGTTCGTGAGGTACAGCGCATGGCTCAGGAGGGTTATCGTGAGGTGACCCTCTTAGGGCAAAATGTCAACTCTTACTGCTGGCAGTCAGAGACGGGCGTGAGCTACACATTCGCTGATCTACTACGAAAGGTCGCTGAGGCGGTGCCGACGATGCGCATTCGCTTTACCTCGCCTCACCCCAAGGATATGAAGGATGAGACGCTCGAAGTGATGAGCCTTTATCCCAACATCTGTCGCCATATCCACTTCCCCCTGCAGAGCGGGAGCAATCGTATCTTAGAGCGTATGCATCGCCGCTATACGCGTGAGTGGTACCTAGAGCGTGTGGAGCGTATCCGTGACTATATGCCCGACTGCGGACTGAGCACCGATGTCTTTTGTGGCTTCTCGGGTGAAACGGAGGAGGATTTTCAGGAGACGCTCGAGGTGATGAGGCAGGCACGGCTGGATAGCGCCTTCATGTTTAAGTACTCCGAGCGTCCCGGCACCTACGCCTCGCGTCATCTCGTCGATGATGTCCCCGAGGAGGTCAAGGTGGAGCGGCTCAATCGTATGATTGCCCTGCAAAACGAGCTGAGCCTCGAGAGTAATGAGCGTGATGTGGACAAGAGCTTTGAGGTACTCATCGAGGGTTATAGCAAGCGCTCGCACGATGACTTCTTCGGGCGTACCCAACAAAACAAGGTAATCGTCTTCCCCAAGGGACATAACCAGATCGGCAAGCTAGTGACCGTGCGTGTGGAGCGTGTTACCTCGGCAACGATGATCGGTAGCGAGGTCGAAGGGTAG